Sequence from the Cucumis sativus cultivar 9930 chromosome 1, Cucumber_9930_V3, whole genome shotgun sequence genome:
AAgacattaaatataatttgttatattagtATCCTATACCAGCTCCACAGACACAcataggaaaagaaataggaaaaaaatttGGATATCATCTCTCCCATTTGTAACTCTATGGCAAAGTTTGTctgatgaaaaataataactacaGTAATAATAAGTTAAGGTTTGATTAGAAAAGAtttgagttaaaaaatatataactaacAAATCACACTAgtaatttccaaaaaagaGTAGGAGCAATTACTTATCAAATAATGGCCTTCTCAGTTGAGGTTGTTCCCcttcaaaatattcaaaaataaGTTCTGATTCTCCAGATAATTGTAGGCTCGCCGATTGTTCTGAAGACTTCTTCTTCTCAGACGCTAAATGTTGCTCTGAACTATGAAACTGATTACAAACCCGCAGAACGCTTGTATCATCAGTACAGGGCTTGGGAAAAAGGAGTGAAAATATTGGAAGATGACAAGTAGAGGGCTCCTTCACTTTTATATCGCTTACACATGAATTAAATCCCAAAGGACCAGTAGCTGTTCCCACATGAGTTTTACGGCTCTTAAATAGTTGAACAGCTGAAAGAAATGGGACAAAATATGCACGGAATGCAGAGTTAACAGCACCAAATCCATTTGAATTTTCCTGACCCTTGGCTTTTATTTCTAAGCCATAGCTGCCATGTTTTTCATACCATTGCCACAGGCAACCCAAAGAAATGTTGGTAGTCTCGTTGCTACATGGTATCACATCACCAGGCAGATTTCTTGGGCAAATGTCACTGCTTGAATTGGGTCTCTGGTCGATAACAGGGGAGGATAAATGAAGGAATCTTTCGAACTCTGCAATTGGACAACCAGTTTCCATTTGAATAGCTTCAGATGCCAATTGCGCCCTACATGCATTATTCACTGCTTGTTCCATTCTAGACACATCTTCACATGAGGATTTGCAATTAAAATGTTCATCCACATCGAACTCAGACTTATGATCCTGTAGTGTGGTTGTATCATAGCCATACATCTTCTGCACCCCACATTCATGTTCTAAAGGACCATCATCCCTATCTCTATAATGCTGGATCCCCTCAATTACATCAGAAACAGGATTTAGTACGTTGCAATTGACTCTttctttaattgatttttcCAAAGTGCCAAACTCAGCAGGCTGCGTATTTGCATCTCTCAGAGATGAAAAATCAGGTCTGGCCAAGGTGATCGATCTGGAACCTTCTGCTCCACTTGGCAACCAGTTCTGAAGAGGTGATCTAGATTGGGTGTCATGCTTGCTGCGTTCATCCAGGGAACTTCCTTTTGTTGcttgaaagaaaagatgagGAAGGTAAACGGAAGACTTAACCTCTACTGGATTTGACTGATTTAAGGAGTTGCATGACTTTGGCAATGAGCTAGAGTCGTTCCctactttttgaaaaaaaagatgaggaAGGTAAACAGGAGACTTAACCTCTACTGGATTTGACTGATTTGAGGAGTTGCATGACTTTGGCAATGAGCTAGAGTCATTCTCTACTTTTTGACTGCTCAAACCATCGTTGATAAGTTTGTTTGAGATCAATTCATCTAGATGGACTTGTTTACTTTCAACTGATTCAGAATTTGTGCATTTATCAGTAGaatcattttgaaaacaagATCTTGGATCGCCACTTGATCTTCTTATGTCAAAACCCATAGATCGAACATCCAACTTTTCATTTGGTGGTTTGTGAACCATTGAACTTGTATTACTACCACAACTATTCCTTGTAGGACGATATATCTTCTCTTGTCCTGaagtattttttcttttcaacctCCTGGGACATTTTTCTTTCAGCTGTTTTTTGTTCCCCGTTTTTTTATCCTTGACCTTTGGCATTTGTACACCAACAACAGGATTACAAATGCCTTTAAACTGTTTGCTGATAGGACTAACTTGGTCTAACTGTTCAGAACATCCACCACTACTGCTTCTTTGAACCTTTTGCCAGACAGTATGTCTGTTTTCCTTTCCCGTACGTCTTTGTGAACTCCCCAAACCACCATATCTATTCATCCTTGAACTCCCggtcaattttttattttgcttagTTTTCTTTCCAGGTAAAACTGAACAAGTTTCACTAACAGTACATCCCCGAATACCAAGATTAGCTTTCTCCACTTCAGCATTCAGATCTACCTCATCTCTTGCTGAGTTCTGAGAAGGAGAACTTCGTTCTTCCAACAGATCAACTCCAAAACCttgcttttcatttaattttaagttcaGATCATCACAGTTACCGTTTAAACTAACCCACTTAGAATCACGGGAAATATTATCCAAATAATCCTTAGAGCAAAAATCATTGCAGCTGCCAGCAATAAACCTCTCTCTTGAATTTAGCCCCACATCGACATGGATACAACCAGGCACGTTGATTAGGGCCTGGTTTTCAGATCCACAAACTTTATAATACCCACTGAAATTCTTTATTGCCAAAGATGAAACCTTAGATGAATGTCCGTCAACAATTTCAGATGATACTGAATCCACAGTTCCAAGTGGCTGAATCACAGAATCTTGTTCAAAATCTGGCAGAAAAGTTTCTTGTGCAATCGAGCATAAAACAGATCTATCTCTAAAATCTGAATCATTACTGCCACATGCTTCTGACAAAAAACTTGCACGGGCAGAATCCTGGAGTGATACTTCTGTTTCAGCAGAGACAAAATCAGAAGATATATTCTTacattctatttctttcttttttgcctTCTTTCTTGGATTTTTCTTCCCATATCTCTGCATTTTAGCTCCATCAACGGGAATGTCAGAGATTGCAATAGAGTCACTTGACATCAAAGCAGAGCCGGAGCATGAACTTGTACAAGGGAACTTGCCAGAGGATTGTTTTGGTGACTTAATTGCTTTACTATCCAGTAACTTTTTATTGGACTCCAGCAGGCTTCTACATCTGAGTGAATTAAATGAATATGTACCATTGGAAGCAGGGCCTTTCTGCACCAATTTTCTCCCAGCTGTAAACTGATTCATTTGAGGCAGGCAGCTCAGATTCAAGCTATCTAAGTATTGTGGTGGTAGTGCAACAATTCTCCAGAGTCCATCAGATTCGAGTGTAAGACAACTAATGATGGCACGTCTGGAAAAAGGAAACCAggtaaagaaataataatcaataatttcttCTCGTTGAAATAAAGAGACAGAAAAAAGTCATAGCTCAACAATTGTATGACTAAAACATTACCTGTaatcaaaaaaatttctccaTGCAAAAGAAGACACTTTAGAATCCtgaaagaaatgaaggatgacgtttaaatataaaatatgcaaTCACAATTTTATgcaaacaaaaccaaaatcaaatagaataattttttcttaaattacgTACCGTACTTATTCCCCTGGAACAACTGTTTTTCTCGAGTCTCAATTCTAATGACTCCTTTCCTTTGTCTAAAACTTTCTGAAAATCACTACTTACAAGAGTACACTGCATTGTTTTCTGTCATAGTCATCAACACGGTTCAAAAGATAAGAATTCTAGTGGAATATTTCCAAGGGCAACCAGTAAGGTTGTTAACAAAGT
This genomic interval carries:
- the LOC101212209 gene encoding uncharacterized protein LOC101212209 codes for the protein MQCTLVSSDFQKVLDKGKESLELRLEKNSCSRGISTDSKVSSFAWRNFFDYRRAIISCLTLESDGLWRIVALPPQYLDSLNLSCLPQMNQFTAGRKLVQKGPASNGTYSFNSLRCRSLLESNKKLLDSKAIKSPKQSSGKFPCTSSCSGSALMSSDSIAISDIPVDGAKMQRYGKKNPRKKAKKKEIECKNISSDFVSAETEVSLQDSARASFLSEACGSNDSDFRDRSVLCSIAQETFLPDFEQDSVIQPLGTVDSVSSEIVDGHSSKVSSLAIKNFSGYYKVCGSENQALINVPGCIHVDVGLNSRERFIAGSCNDFCSKDYLDNISRDSKWVSLNGNCDDLNLKLNEKQGFGVDLLEERSSPSQNSARDEVDLNAEVEKANLGIRGCTVSETCSVLPGKKTKQNKKLTGSSRMNRYGGLGSSQRRTGKENRHTVWQKVQRSSSGGCSEQLDQVSPISKQFKGICNPVVGVQMPKVKDKKTGNKKQLKEKCPRRLKRKNTSGQEKIYRPTRNSCGSNTSSMVHKPPNEKLDVRSMGFDIRRSSGDPRSCFQNDSTDKCTNSESVESKQVHLDELISNKLINDGLSSQKVENDSSSLPKSCNSSNQSNPVEVKSPVYLPHLFFQKVGNDSSSLPKSCNSLNQSNPVEVKSSVYLPHLFFQATKGSSLDERSKHDTQSRSPLQNWLPSGAEGSRSITLARPDFSSLRDANTQPAEFGTLEKSIKERVNCNVLNPVSDVIEGIQHYRDRDDGPLEHECGVQKMYGYDTTTLQDHKSEFDVDEHFNCKSSCEDVSRMEQAVNNACRAQLASEAIQMETGCPIAEFERFLHLSSPVIDQRPNSSSDICPRNLPGDVIPCSNETTNISLGCLWQWYEKHGSYGLEIKAKGQENSNGFGAVNSAFRAYFVPFLSAVQLFKSRKTHVGTATGPLGFNSCVSDIKVKEPSTCHLPIFSLLFPKPCTDDTSVLRVCNQFHSSEQHLASEKKKSSEQSASLQLSGESELIFEYFEGEQPQLRRPLFDKIHQLVEGDGLQGKIYGDPTVLNSITLDDLHAGSWYSVAWYPIYRIPDGNLRAAFLTYHSLGHFVSRTSQDTNSCLVCPVVGLQSYNAQNECWFEPRDSTRTSTFTSNLNPPRILQERLRTLEETASLMARAVVKKGNLNSGNTHPDYEFFLSRRF